The DNA window GCGGGAGTCTTCCAACGCGATCACCGCGATCGGCACCACGCGGCGCGGCATCGGCCCGGCTTATGAGGACAAGGTCGGCCGCCGCGCGATTCGGCTGATGGACCTCGCTGATCTCGATACGCTGCCGCACAAGATCGACCGCTTGCTGGCGCATCACAATGCCTTGCGCCGTGGCCTCAGGCTGGAAGAAATCAGCGGTGCGGCAATCCTGCAGGAATTGACGGCGCTGGCGCCGAAACTTCTGCCTTACGCTGAAACGGTGTGGCGGTTGCTTGACCTCAAGCGCCGCGAGGGCAAGCGCATCCTGTTCGAGGGCGCGCAGGGCGCGCTGCTCGACGTCGATCACGGCACCTATCCCTATGTCACCTCGTCCAATACGGTGGCGGCACAGGCGGCGACCGGCACCGGCATGGGGCCGAGCTCGGTCGGCTATGTCCTCGGCATCTGCAAGGCCTATACGACGCGGGTCGGGCAGGGGCCGTTCCCGACCGAGCTGCTCAACGAAATCGGTGAGGAGATCGGCCGCCGCGGCAAGGAATTCGGGGTCAATACCGGGCGCAAGCGGCGCTGCGGCTGGTTTGATGCGGTGCTGGTGCGCCAGACGGTGCGGACCTGCGGCATCCATGGCCTGGCGCTGACCAAGCTCGATATTCTCGATGGCTTTGATTCGATCGAGGTCTGCGTCGGCTACATGCTGGACGGCAAGGAAATCGACCATCTGCCGGCCGGCGAGGGCGCCCAGTCCCGGGTGGTGCCGATCTACGAGACCATCGAGGGCTGGAAGGAGCCGACCGCCAATGCCCGTTCCTGGGCGGATTTGCCGGCGCAAGCCATCAAATATGTGCGCCGGGTCGAGGAATTAGTGGGCTGTCCGATCGCGTTGCTTTCCACCAGCCCGGAACGCGAGGATACTATCCTGGTGCAGAACCCGTTCGAGGCTTAACGAGATATTACCGGAAAGCCCGCAATGTTGAGCAGAGATGGCTGATTACTACCCGCTGATCGCCCGTGCCATTGCCGGACTGGACCCCAGTGCGCCCGGCGAGGCTCGCCGTGCGCTCTATGAGCGGGCGCGCTCTGCGCTGATCGCGCAGTTGCGCGGCGTCGAGCCGCCTTTGAGCGAATCCGAAATCACCCGCGAGCGGCTGTCACTGGAAGAGGCCGTGCGCAAGGTCGAGTCCGAGGCCGCCCAGCGCGCCCGCGACATCCGCTCGGGCGATGCGCCTCGCAGCGGCGGTGCGCCGCGCGCCGGCGATTCGTTCCGCGCCGCCACCCGGCCCGGCTCGCGGCCAGGCGAAGCGGCGCCACCGGCTTCCGCGGGGCAGCCCTCGGCACCTCAGCCCTCGACATTGCAGCCTCCGGCCTCGCGTCCGCGCTCGCCGGCGCCGACCCCACCGCGCAATGAACGGCCGCCGCTCGGACAGGAAGAGCCGCGCCCGCAGCGCAACCTTCGCGCCGACCCGCCGCCACTTCCGCGACCGCCGCAGCCTCAAATCCCGGCGCAGGATTCGCCACCGACCCGTGATCGGCCGGGCGCGCCGCGCCGCGGCGCCGATAATGGCCTGCCGCCGCCCCCGCAGCCCAACATACGGGGCTTTCGCGACATCGCCGCCGATGCCGACGACCTCGGCCGGGCCGCGGCCCAGGCCAACCGTGCGGCACGGAAAACCTACGCCAACGTGCCCTCGCCATCGCCGGAGTTCGACCGGCTCGAGCCGGGCATGGAGAACCGTGGCGTCGATCCGGACGCGCCCTATTCGTATGACGAAGCCATCGAGGAGGCCGACCGCTACGCGCCATCGGCAGCCGCCTCGCGCCCGCGCCTGTCGCCGGACAGGGACCGCGAGCCGAAGAAGCGCATTCGCACCGGCTCGTCGTTTCCGTTCAAGAGCGCGATCGCGGTCGGCATTGTGTTTATCCTGGTCGGTGCCGGCTTCCTGTGGGGCAAGTCGGCCCTGAACACCGTGAGCGGGCTGTTCAAGCCGTCCCAGGTGGCCGAAGCGCCGAAGGATACGTCCGCGCCGCTGTCGAAGCCGAAAATCCCCGATCGCGTCGGCCAGCCGTCATCCACCGACCAGCTCGCGCCGGTGGCGCAACGCGTGGTGCTGTATGACGAGGATCCGTCCGATCCCAAGGGCAAGCAGTATGTCGGCACGGTGGTCTGGCGTACCGAGCCGGTCAAGGCCGGCGCTAACCAGCCGGCCGATATCGCCGTGCGCGCCGACATCGAGATCCCGGACCGCAAGTTCAAGATGACGATGTCGTTCCGCCGCAACACCGACACCTCGCTGCCGGCCAGCCATACGGCGGAGCTGACCTTTATCCTGCCGCCCGATTTCGATGGCGGCGGCGTCAGCAATGTGCCGGGCATTTTGATGAAATCGAACGAGCAGGCGCGCGGCACGCCGCTGGCCGGCCTCGCCGTCAAGGTCACCGACGGCTTCTTCCTGGTCGGGCTGTCCAACGTCGAGTCCGATCGCTCGCGCAATATCCAGCTTCTGAAGGAGCGCTCGTGGTTCGACGTGCCGCTGGTCTATGTCAACCAGCGCCGCGCCATCATCGCCATCGAAAAGGGCGCGCCCGGCGAGCGGGCCTTCAATGACGCCTTCGCGGCGTGGGGCGAGTAGGGAGCGGCCGTGTGCCCTCTGAATTCGCGCAAGCCGCTGTGTAGGGATTGAACGGCTGTCGCTCCAAGCCTTGCCCCCGCAAGTCCTGATCCACCAGTCCTGATCCACAAATCCTGGCCTCGCGCTTCGAGTTTCCTGGTTGCAGTCGTTCGCACAGCGAGCAAAACTGCTATACGGGAACGAAAAGGCGCGAGGGGAGCATGAAGCGGTATCTGATATTTGCGGCGCTGGGGCCGTTTCTCGGCGGGTTTTTTCTTCTGCTGGCGACCACGGTGATGTCGGGCTATCTGGATCAGCCGACCTGGTCGGAAGTCACCAAGCTGTTCGCCGTCTTCATCAAGACGCTGCAATACAGCTACCTGTTCGGTATCCTGCCTGTTCTGATGATTGCCGCGGTGGATGACATTGTCTTCCACGTCAAAAGAATTCGCCCTGTGGTCCGCATGCTGATCGTCGGCGGGATCGCGTTCGTTGCGGCGGAATTCCTCTATGGCTCGAGGGGCTCCGACAGCGGCGTCACGCAATTCATCCTGTACGGCCTGGTCGGTTTCGTCCCGGCGACGGTGTCCTCGTGGCTGTCGCACGAGTCGATCGACGAACCCGTGACCGCATAAAAAATGGCGGACCTTTCGGCCCGCCATTGCGCGCAAGTGATTGTTACGTGATCAAAAGACTCTATCCGGGTGCTATGATCAGCGGCCGTTGCCGCGGCAGCCACCGCCTGGACCGATGTGAAAGCCGCGCGGGCAGGCATGCGCGGCCGGATTGGCAAAATTCCGCAGACATCCGCCATAGGGCCCGCGGTGCCAGCCGGGGCCGCATCCGCCCGCGACCTGAATGACATCGGTGCCCTGTGCCGGCGCGAGCGGGCTCAACGGCATGGCGTTGGCGGCGCCCATCAAGGTACTCGCAAGGAAAGCTGCTGCGATCAGTCGGTTCATGACTAGTCTCCTGTGGATGATTATTTGAAAGGTTTGTGACTTAACCGCCGGCGAAAGCGATGCCGGCGCGGACTTCGGCGATCGCCTGGTCGATCAGCGCCAATCCGCGTTCGCGATGGCCGCCCTTGTTCGGCGTCGCCGCCGCGAGTTCGCCGCGCGCCGACTGCAGCAAGGCGATGCTTTCGTTCATGTGCGGCTGGGCGCCGATGGCATAGCCGATGCCGATGCTGGTCGCGATGGCGACGCCAAGCAGCACGGTGCGCACGGAAGGTTTCCCCATATCGTTTTCTCCTTGGAGGACAGGTGGCTGGAGCAATCCCTGTTGCCGGAATGCGCCACCGGACTCGACGCTACATTCCAGCGGCATTCCGGCCGCATCGGTATCCTCGCGCAGCCAGGTCGTCTTGGACTGGCGAGCGCCGGGT is part of the Bradyrhizobium canariense genome and encodes:
- a CDS encoding adenylosuccinate synthase, translating into MANVVVVGAQWGDEGKGKIVDWLSEQADIVVRFQGGHNAGHTLVINGETYKLALLPSGVLRPSKLSVIGNGVVVDPQAFLDEIAKLKGQGVAVGPENLRVAENVTLILPLHRELDALRESSNAITAIGTTRRGIGPAYEDKVGRRAIRLMDLADLDTLPHKIDRLLAHHNALRRGLRLEEISGAAILQELTALAPKLLPYAETVWRLLDLKRREGKRILFEGAQGALLDVDHGTYPYVTSSNTVAAQAATGTGMGPSSVGYVLGICKAYTTRVGQGPFPTELLNEIGEEIGRRGKEFGVNTGRKRRCGWFDAVLVRQTVRTCGIHGLALTKLDILDGFDSIEVCVGYMLDGKEIDHLPAGEGAQSRVVPIYETIEGWKEPTANARSWADLPAQAIKYVRRVEELVGCPIALLSTSPEREDTILVQNPFEA
- a CDS encoding DUF5413 family protein, with protein sequence MKRYLIFAALGPFLGGFFLLLATTVMSGYLDQPTWSEVTKLFAVFIKTLQYSYLFGILPVLMIAAVDDIVFHVKRIRPVVRMLIVGGIAFVAAEFLYGSRGSDSGVTQFILYGLVGFVPATVSSWLSHESIDEPVTA
- a CDS encoding GCG_CRPN prefix-to-repeats domain-containing protein translates to MNRLIAAAFLASTLMGAANAMPLSPLAPAQGTDVIQVAGGCGPGWHRGPYGGCLRNFANPAAHACPRGFHIGPGGGCRGNGR